A genome region from Erigeron canadensis isolate Cc75 chromosome 3, C_canadensis_v1, whole genome shotgun sequence includes the following:
- the LOC122592339 gene encoding keratinocyte proline-rich protein-like gives MHNLYNAVVLFLVVTTFIGLLPSTHSNHDQEIAMVVDDDNPSTQQMDEKIIKADNRQVQTRRLKLEDGKLLTLLRPNGRKNCVGIDQKCWFDEDCCAGLYCGSGTVGSGTCQQAEPEPKPEPEPRPKPEPEPSPSDCVGIDQPCGPRLPCCGDLHCDYGLYYIMGVCQQPEPKPEPEPEPEPEPEPEPEPKPEPEPEPKPEPEPEPEPEPEPEPEPEPEPEPEPEPEPEPEPEPEPEPEPKPEPEPEPEPKPEPEPEPKPEPEPSPSGCIGVGQSCGALLRCCDGLYCDYGFVPLIGKCKANKVLASLQ, from the exons ATGCACAACCTTTATAATGCAGTGGTGTTGTTTTTAGTTGTTACCACGTTCATAGGCTTGCTTCCGTCTACTCACTCCAACCATGATCAAGAGATCGCCATGGTCGTTGACGATGATAATCCATCGACCCAACAGATGGATGAAAAGATTATAAAG GCCGACAATCGTCAAGTTCAAACTCGGCGACTCAAGTTGGAAGATGGGAAACTATTGACACTTTTGCGACCGAATGGGAGAAAGAATTGTGTTGGCATTGACCAAAAATGTTGGTTTGATGAGGATTGTTGCGCTGGCTTATATTGTGGTAGCGGAACAGTAGGTAGCGGAACATGCCAGCAGGCTGAGCCTGAGCCTAAACCTGAACCTGAACCTAGACCTAAACCTGAACCTGAACCAAGTCCAAGTGATTGTGTTGGCATTGACCAGCCATGTGGACCGCGTCTCCCTTGCTGCGGTGACTTACATTGTGATTATGGGTTGTACTATATTATGGGAGTGTGTCAGCAACCTGAGCCTAAACCTGAACCTGAGCCCGAGCCCGAGCCTGAACCTGAACCCGAACCTGAGCCTAAACCGGAACCTGAGCCTGAGCCTAAACCCGAACCTGAACCCGAGCCCGAGCCCGAGCCCGAGCCCGAACCCGAGCCCGAGCCCGAGCCTGAGCCTGAGCCTGAGCCTGAGCCTGAGCCTGAGCCTGAGCCTGAGCCTGAACCTGAACCTAAACCTGAACCTGAACCTGAACCTGAGCCTAAGCCTGAACCTGAACCTGAGCCAAAACCTGAACCTGAACCAAGTCCAAGTGGTTGTATTGGCGTTGGCCAGTCATGTGGAGCGCTTCTCCGTTGCTGTGATGGCTTATACTGTGATTATGGGTTTGTACCTCTTATCGGAAAATGCAAAGCCAATAAGGTCCTTGCCAGTTTGCAATGA